In Fusobacterium sp. SYSU M8D902, a single window of DNA contains:
- a CDS encoding DUF4276 family protein — MKKMCIYVEGQTEQLFIEKLIQEITNKKNIAMTVKSLKGGGKNSTTEKQLIVIKDKPIDENTKYYILIVNCNTDNRVQSEINENCLSMQNSGYEKVLGIRDLYPKDLKDLPKILKYVTAKHPDLKITAKSIIAVFEIETWFLAEYRFLEKIDNKLTLPYIIKNLGFDLENDCLDQDIKYHHSAEVLNKIYQSVGRSYDKTYAKSEKIVENLDYEILYLVLKNKLKALQEFIDELDNFFS; from the coding sequence ATGAAAAAGATGTGTATTTATGTTGAAGGACAGACAGAACAACTATTTATAGAAAAACTTATCCAAGAAATAACAAACAAAAAAAATATTGCTATGACAGTAAAATCTTTAAAAGGTGGAGGAAAAAACAGTACAACGGAAAAGCAGTTAATTGTTATAAAAGATAAACCAATAGATGAAAATACAAAATATTATATACTTATTGTAAACTGTAATACTGACAATAGAGTTCAGAGTGAAATTAATGAAAATTGTTTAAGTATGCAGAATAGCGGATATGAAAAAGTTTTGGGAATAAGGGATTTATATCCAAAAGATTTAAAAGACTTGCCCAAAATATTAAAATATGTTACAGCAAAACATCCTGATTTAAAGATTACTGCCAAATCAATAATAGCAGTATTTGAAATAGAAACATGGTTTTTAGCAGAATACAGATTTTTAGAAAAAATAGATAACAAATTAACATTACCATATATAATAAAAAACTTAGGTTTTGATTTAGAAAATGATTGTTTAGATCAAGATATAAAGTACCATCATTCTGCCGAAGTCTTGAATAAAATATATCAGAGTGTTGGCAGAAGCTATGACAAAACTTATGCCAAGTCAGAAAAAATAGTAGAAAACCTTGACTATGAAATCTTATACTTAGTACTTAAAAATAAATTAAAAGCATTGCAAGAATTTATAGATGAGCTGGATAATTTTTTCAGTTAA